The DNA region AGCCTTTCGGCCGTGCCGGGCGAAAGCATGGGGTACTTTCGCGGGTTGGATTCACCCCCTTGTGTATGAAAAAATTTTGTTGGTGTGGTGTTTATTCTGGGTAAACCAGACAGGTGGTGAACTCTGTTGGTATCAGAACGCTTTTACGCATCCTTCTTGGATCTGTGCCGGCAACCGAAGCTGCCGCAATCTATCTCGCGGGCTGTTTACACTCGCTTACTAATAGTAAGGTGCGATAGTATAATAAGTTTCACATCATAGCAGGGTTTTTCGCGAAGCCGATAAACCATATGAAGATATACGAACAAAGAGGGCCGGCCGCATAAGGCCGAAACACCATCCGGGAAAACAGCGAGAAAAAAGGGGAGAAAAGGATCAGCAGGAGTCTGCCGCGTAGTAGAGCGGCTCGCTGTAAGGAGAGAGCATGCCTTTTTCATCCAGAATGGACACCGCCCCATGGCCGCAGCAGATCAGAAGACGCTTGCCGGCGGCTTTCTGCAGTTCGTCAAACTCTTTGGCGATCCTCAGGAGTTCGCGTCGTTCGATTCTGGCCGTCTCGCTGTTCACGTTCACCGAGCCGATCATCGAATCCGCGATCGAACTGTAATCCGCACGCGCCTTGGAGAGCGTCGCAAAGTTCAGCAGAGCGTCGCTTGTGAAAAGCAGTCCCTCGTTTGGCTCGTACAAAAAGATCTGGCCCGCAATGTGACCGCCGAGACTTGCCCAAACCTCGAACTGCATATCCGCAAACGAAAACGAGTCGATGACCGGGAAAAGCCCGCGTGTGCCGACCGGCTCGGTCTTACAATATTCTACCGTCTCCGGCACGTTCATGCGGGAGTAGGTGTTGATCGTCGTCGTGTAGAACTTCTCCAGAATCTCGCGGCCGTTCGGCGACGCATAGCCCCGCGTCCCGCTCTCGAGAAGGGCTTTTGTCACCGGATGCATCACAGGCGTCACCGGGAAATACCCCGACGCCCCGCAGTGATCCGCATCACCGTGCGTGCAGACCACGAACTTCACATCGGAAAAATCCCCTGCGTTGAGGGCTTTGATCATCCGCTCGCAGTCTTTATAATAGCAGCCGTAACCGGTATCAAGGATCATTTTGCCCTCGGGGGTCAGAAATACGTTCAGATTGCCGCCGCCCGGCAGCTGGATAACGAGCAGGGTCTTGCCGTTACTAAGCTGGATCGTCTGATAATTCGACTCGAAGCCTTCGCCGCTCGTCTTTCCAAGATAGAGGCCGATATTTTCCACCAGCTGGAGATAATCCTTCGGCGTGATACCTTCGCCTTCCCGGATCTGTACCGATACTTCGCCTTCCGCAATATATTCGGCCCGTTCCTCGGCCGTAAGGGGTTCAATATAAGGAGCGATACGTTCTAAAAAATCTGTATCAAGCATCATGTGTTTTTATCATATTGGCAATGAACCATTACTATATTTATGGTCGTAAAAGCCGCAGAATATCCAAAGGTGTGTCCGCCACGAGAACTTTCTGCGGGCAGGCAAGCGACGGATGATCGAAAAAGTTCCGATCCCCGTACTTCGCATAAACGGCCGTCATACCCAGAGACTTGACCGGTTCGATGTCGCGCCGGATCGAGTCGCCGACATAGGCCGCCTCGTGTGGGGCAAGACCGAGAAGATCCAGAGCGCACTCGAACGGAGCGAAATGCGGTTTTTTGTACCCGGTCGTGTCGTAACCCACAATCACATCGAAGTAGGACTTCAGACCCAGATGTTCGAGACGCAGTTCGGCCGCGTAGGAAAACGCATCCGTTACGACCCCAAGGCGGTATCCGGCGTCCCGCAGACCGGTCAGGACCCCTTCGATCCCGGGGTATGCCGTCAGGCAGTTCATCTTTGCCTCGTCGAAAGCGCCGACCGCCTCGAAATACTTCTCCACCGAAAAGCGGTTGTGGGCCATCATGAAATCCTGCAGATTCGTGTGGTCCTCGAAATGATACTTCCACCGCAGATAATAGCTCAAAAGCTCCTCCCCGGTCCCTTCCCCGACCGAAGCGGCGGCCGCATCACAGCCCTTTTTCATCGCCTCCACAAAATCGAAAAGCGTATTGTCCATATCGAAAAGGACGGCTTTGAACGGAGCGGAGAGCAGGGTCTGCATTGAATACACATCTCACCCGGAAATACTTAGGGATATCGAATCGAGAGTCAAAAGCTATATCGGGCACCGCCCACTAAATAGATATAAATGGCTGCTGAGGATTTTAGGTGGAACGAGGAGGATCTCGAGAAGATCTATCTCGTATCCAGAATGGTGTACCGGGAAGAGATCGCCCCGAACAAAGCTGCGGAAAAGCTGGCCGGGATCATTGAGCAGAGCCCGGAAGCGATCAAGGTATTTTTCTCGATGTATATCCATATGCGGTACGGCAGGATCTTCAAGCAGTCCGGCGGGGACCAGATGATCATCTACTTCCTGAAAAAGATTGCCGAAGAGGACGGCGACCGGGCGCTTGCGTTCGCTCTGAAGTCGGTGTACGGCTATGCAGGATTCAAGGAGTCGGTCGGCTGTTATATGAACGATCTGAATAAGGCATGTGCCGAGATCGAGAGGATCACGGGCGTCAAGCCTGCCGGCGCCTAGATTCAGGAGAAGATATTCGAGACGTTGTGGAATCCGTCTCCGCGTTTTTCCGCACAGCCGACCGCCGTTGAGCGGGGGATATCGGGCACTGTTGTGACCCGCTCTACCTGACAGAAAGCGAGAGCCGGCGATTTTTCCTGTTTTCCGTCGATCACGAAGTAGCGGGAATGCATGCACATCCGGCATTTTTCCGGGCTGACGAGCCTTCCGTCGGTGCAGACGAGGACGCCGTCTTTTACAGGGATCTCATTCACCGTCATAGAACAGAATGGAATAACCGTGTTCCCCCATCACGGATTCAATGTGTTCGCGGGACGGGTCGGGATGTTTCTGGACATGCTCCAGCCAGATTCCGTGCAGATCCTCGTCTTTTGTAACAAGCGAGACGCGGCCTTTGACACGGCCTTTTTCCTCGCCGCCTTTCCAGATCCGGGCGGCGCAGCAGTGGTAGTCTTTACAGATGAAAAGCCTGTACGGGTGGATGGTGCATACGTATTTTCCGTCGGGCTTTCGCCGGACAAAAAAGCAGGCGGCCCGGTTTTCCTCCTGAACCGAGTGGTCGTTATCAAAGAGTTCCCGATATTCGGGCGTGATGAGGGCCTGACGCATCTCGCGGACCACTTCGTTTTTTACGACGAACCCGTACTTGGAAATCTGTTTGTCCATTCTGACGACCTCGCCGATCCCAAGGCAGCAGAGTCCGCACTGGGTGCACTCAAAATTCCCTCCCATGTATTATCAACCTCTAATCGGCGCCGAAGCTATTTAGTGATACCGGAAATGGACTAAAAGAAGAAGATGCGTGAGTCGGAGTAATAAGCCTCCTCCTGTTTTTACGGCATTCGGCTTAGCGTTGTACCCGGATCATTGGGTCAGGCACCCGTAGCGACCCTGTTCCAACTTGCACCCACAGAGATTCGCCGTTCCATCGGTCCCTCAGCCTCGACGCTCAACAGCTTCAACTGCTGCTTCATTGCTCAGAAGAGGACGTGTCGTTTCTGTTCCAGAGCTGTGACTCTCGCCACCCGTATTTGCATACGGCTGTGTACCTGAGCGGTGGGAGGACTTTCCTCAGCGGTCTCGAATTGACCACCGTCAGCCGTGTGCTCCCTCTCACGCGGATATATATTGGGCATGAGGAATTATGAATGGAGCGGGTACAGGGAAAGAGGGAATGAAAATGGGCATCCTCGAAAAAAGATAGGGGGCGGGCCTGACGGCTCACCCTCACTCGCAAACTCGCAAATCAAAGATTTGATCGCAAGTCTGGCGACTTGGTCGCAAATCCGAGATTTGCTTTGCTAAGGGTGGGCCTGACAGCCCACCCCGCCTCGGCTGAGGTCGTCGACTTCGTCGCCAACCTGCCTCGGCTAAGGGACCTAAAGGTCCCCACTTCCTCAACCATCTTCCCAAAAAGCATAATGAGAAACCCGAGGAACACAAGGATCAGCTTCCTAAGCCGGCGGGAGATCTGCATCTCCGCCTCCCTTCAGCAGAGGCCGGGCATCGTGTCCGCCCAGGTCTCGACTGCGGCGAGGGTGGCGTCGTCAGCATAGCCGGAGACGATCATCGAATCCCGGTTGAAGCTGATCTGGAACGTGTCGGTCCCAAGCTTCGCGGAAATGCGGACGTTCCACGTTGCTTCGGTACCGATCTCGGAGGTCTCTGCGGTACCGCCGTTCCCGAATGCGGTCTTGAGGTCCGCACTGCCGGTAAGGGCGGTGACTGCGGCCGTATATTCAGCTCTGCTGAATGCCGTAACCTGGACCTTGCCGTTCATCTCGGAAGTGTTTGGATCGAAGTAGCCGACATAGGTCTTGTAGGTTTCCTTCCCAAGTTCCACTTCCGCAAGGCCGAGAGGATTTGTCTCGCCCGTAATTTCTGCGACGATCGCATCATACGCGGCGGCGTTCGTAAACTCTGCGGTGAAGGTCCTCTTCGAGGACTTCGAGACTGCTGTCTGAATGAAATCTGCTGTCATGGTTTTGTCCCGAGATCAGCTGGGGCCCCGTCCAACCTCTGATTATATTCTTAGAGGGGGTGGGGGATAGCGGTAAAGTTTTTGCGGATTTTTCTCAAAAAAGGTGGGTTTATATGGGGGTGTTTGCGGGTAGTGTTGTTCCTATTTTTTTGGCGGGTTGGGGAGGAGGGTGTCCAATTACTAATTTGACAGATATTAGTAATAGATTAGTAATTGGAATGGGAGTTACGCGGTGTGATCTCAATCCAATTCGGGAAGTGTATGGTTGGGTGCGGCTTTATGAGAAAAACCAACCGCGAATCTCCACGAATCCTCGCGAATCGCATTTTTCTTGCGCCTGCGTGCTCTGCTCCGGCTTATCGCCTGCGCAGGAGTCGCACGCCGCCTGGAAAAATGCTGTAGGAAAAACCGGCTTGCCGGTTTTTCTTTGGGGAAAATCATATATTTTTGAACGAAAATAAAAAGAATCATGGATCATATTGTGGAAAACCCCGAGATTATCTATCCAGATGAAGTGCATAAAATAATCGGCTGTGCCATGACCATCTATAATACTCTGGGACGCGGGTTTCTGGAAGCTGTTTATCATGATGCTCTGGAAGTTGAACTGGAATTGCAGGGAATTCCTTTTGAACACAAAAAACATCTGAATATTTTCTACAAAGGCGTGAAACTGCCGAGTTATTATCAGGCAGACGTGGTCTGTTACAATAATATCATCCTTGAACTGAAATGTGAGACGGAATTACTCAAAGAGGATGAGGCACAGCTCATCAATTATCTGAAAGCTACCGGAATTAGACTTGGAATTCTTATCAATTTTGGAAAAAGGAGAAAACTCGAGTGGAGACGAGTCGTATATTCCGATGAACGATATCTGTGTAATGCCAATCTCCCAAGAGAATAAAAGAAAAAAGAAAAACCCGCACGCGGGTTTTTCCCTAGCATTTTTCCAGACGGCGTGCGATTCCTGCGGAGGCGATCAGCCGGAGCAGAGCACGCAGGCGCAAGAAAAATGCGATTCGCGAGGATTCGCGGAGATTCGCGGTTAATTTTCTCATGCGTTCACAGGAGATACAGTCCTTTCTAAAAAAAGAAGCCCTAAAGCTTCAGCTTTTGCCGAAGCTCCTCGGACATAATGATCACCGGCTTTCTAAGCGTATGCCTCACTTCCGCCGTACGCACTGCCGACACGGGACATCCGACCACCTTCGCGATCTCCTCCCGCGTCATGCCTTTTCGAAGCATCCAAAGAAGCGTCTCCTTATCCCTCAGTTCGGTATATTGGTACCACATCATTCCCCGGCCCTCACCACCTTCGCCAGGCTCTCGTGCGGGACCTCCTTCACATACCTTGCCGCCTCGTCTGCCGGGAGCGCCTTCTTTAGATCCAGCAGATTCACCCGCTCGACCTTCGCCACCCGGTCCCGGCCCGCCGTCTCCACCGCCAGATCATACAGGGCCGCAAGACCGATGAACCGCTTCGCATCCGACGGACGGATAAACACCAGCTCGTCATAGACATCCGGCAGTTCGTCCTGGAGGAGGGACGTGTTCACGACCCGGTCCGTCGGGATCTCGAGCACGAACTCGTCCGAGGCGAGTCCTTCTGATCTGATCATCCCGATCAGCTCCGTATGCCGCTCTTCGAAGAGCGTCGTCAGCTCCTTCATACAGTAAAGGAACTCCTGATACCGGAACGCCGCGGCGAATGCCTCGTCAGGGACCGGCCGCCACTCGAGAAGCAGCGCCTCCAGATCCGTCGGGGCGGGCGAGTCAGTCGGCGCTGAGGACTCGGCCATCAGGGCACCTCCTTATAGGTCCGGCGGGTCACGAGCCGCCAGATCGTGGATCGCGAGACCCCAAACTCCGCGGCCATCACCGGCGGGGAAACGCCCTTTGCATACCTCTCCCGAAGCACGGCCACCTCGTCGCTGCTGAAGAACCGGAGCATATACCCGGATTTCGGACGGTTGTTTTCCCGTGCGGGGATCAGCCGGAGGTTTTCGAACCGGCAGTCGGTGAGGTCGCCGTTTATGTGATCGACCTGGAGGTCGAAGTCGGTCGGGAGGTCCTGGTAGGTCCGGCAGGCCCCGGCGATGTAGACGGCACGGTGCCGCTGGATCTTGACGCGGCGTCCGTGGAAGGTGACGGAGGCCTCCTGGTAGCCGACGTTGTTCGTGCAGAACCGCAGCGGTTTGCCCGTCCGGGTGGAGATGATGTCTCCTTTGGCAGGGTCGAGGGTCCAGTCCCGGGAGCTGAGTTTCGTCATGATGACGAGGTCCTGGAGCCGGATGCCGGGGAGGCGCCTTGGTTCAGTCATTCTTCCTCCCGGGCGATGATGCTGGCGAACTGTTTTGTCCTGTATTCGATGATCTTCGCCCGGCGGGTGTTCTGGTAGATCTTGAGCCAGTCCCGAATGTCGGTATCCTCAGGCACCATGCCGCAGCGTTCGAGCATGAGGATCTTGAAGTCATGCCCGAGGTTTGCAAACGCGACCCCGATGCCCCGCATGGCGATGACGGGGAGGGCGATCTCATCCAAGATCTGGACGAAGGTCCGCATCTGGAGGAGATATTTTTCGTTGAGTCCGTGGAGGGTTTTGAGTTCCTGTTCGGTGACGGGGTCAATGGACGGTTCGCCGTCAATGGTCTCTCCGTAGATGAGGAGATGGGCACAGGCGGTAAACAGGTCGGTGCGGCTCACAAAGCCGAGATTTTTTGCGATGCTGTCGAGGGTGTTTCCTTCCTCGTCGGTTATTCTGAGATATGCATGTTGTCGCATTTTTACTTTGTAGGTTGACGTCAGGCGGCAGACGTCAGACGTCAGGTTGTTTTTTGGAAAACAGATACCCGGACAATTTTTCGGGGATCGTTTTCTTCCATCATTTTTCGAGACCCCAAGGTAACTATATATACTTTTAGAAAGAAAGAAATAACACAAGAGTGTTTCGGCAGCTCATCTCTCTGGTGGAGAGTGCGGCTCGATTTTTCCAGGGTAGTTCTTTTTTCTGAAAATGCGGGTGACGTCTGACGTCTGACGTCTGATGTCAACCGGGACGAAGGGTCAATCGGGATGTTTCAAATATTTTGATTATCCCAAAGGTCTAAGAGAGTAGTGTCTGTTCATTTCGTTCCCTGTAAAGTCTGAATTGGGCAGACACGTTTTGCATTTTTGCTGTTTGTTTTGATCACTTCCCGAGGTGTTTTCCTCACACTATTGTTGGATGTTTTTTGATAAAATACTGTGTTTTTGAGTGATATGTGATGATATTTGATGGTATTTCATGACATCTTGTGATGTCTTATGGTGTGTTGTGATATGTTCCGGCGGGGGTCGGTCTTAACGGAAAAAACACGAAGCATGTACTTCGATCTCGTGTACGGCATTAGGGTAAACACAAGAGAAAAAACAAACCGCGAATCGACAAATTTGTTTTTCTCGCCCGGAGGGCGGATTCAAGCGAGGGCTGTAAGCCCGAGTCGGAGAGCAAAGCGAAGCTTTGTGATCGCGCCGATTCAAGCGAGCGAAGCGAGTCGGAGAGCAAATCTCTGATTTGCGGTTCGCGGTTGATTTATCTCATGTTTCCACACCTAAACATCTCCTTCCCCGGGTCGTTTCGGATGGTGATGTTTTGAAAAAAAGAAGGGGGGCGGATCCGCTTTTCAGCGTTTTTTGTTTTTGAGGTATTCTTCGAGGTATGCCTCGACGATGTCCCGCGTGAGTTCGGAGAGGGTGAGCCCCTGTTCCTGTGCTGCGATCTCGAGTCCCTGTCGTGAGATGGTAGGGATCTTTACGGACAGCGAGTCAGGGAATCTGACGCGGCTCGAGTTGATCGCAGTGTTTAGTCTAATTGTCGTTACACTTTTGAAATCGTCGATTTCTGTCATTTTCATTAATGTGTTCATTTTTAATTCAAGTTTACCCCTAGCGGGTTTCCGTACAATTTTTCAGACCAAACGAGGGGCCTGAGTTCCGTTGTGTCGCGAACCTGGGGTTCGTGATCAGTTCGGAGAGGAAGAAATTTTCTGGTTGGCCCGTGGGCAGAGGAGGACGACTTATGTGGCTGCGAACCGTACCCTAAAATAGCTAACCGTCCCGCAGGACTCGTATGCCGGACCGCACTGATTCTTTTTTCCTTTTGCGAACTTGTCTCATTTTTTGTTGGTTTTGAGGTTATTTGAAAGTTTGTTTTGACGTAATACGTGATAATGCGGGTTTTTATATGATGAAGGAAATTTTAACGAGGTAGCTGAAAAATAGTAATGTGGAATTAAGGAGATCGTATGTTGATCTCTTCGAAACGTTCAATCTGCTCGGTGAAATGCCGGTAGTTTTTAGCATAAAGATACTCAACATCTTTTCCTATTGCTTTAGATACTGCATCGAAGTGCATTTCTCCACAACTAATCTTAACTCTTTCAACCTCACTGAGATCTTTACGTTCTTTGTCGATTTTTGTCTCAACGATGAAATAGAGTCTCGTCAATTCGTCGGAGTGTTTATAGATGACTGCCCAGTCTGGAGAGTAATTTCCTTCAGGTGTGTCGATGACAAACCCACCTTTGTGGAGTTTGGTGAAGAGGAGGACGCGTTCATCTTCGTCCAACTGCTGAGCAAACTCTTTTTCACCTTTGCTGTCTGTCTTGTAGTATTTGTAGAGTGCATGACGCTTTTCTGGTTTGGATTTGTATGCATCAAAAGTGAATGCATCATCATCATCTAATTTTTTGAGCGTTTCTGAGTCGATTTTGTCAGGAACGAAGATTTCTTTTTTGTCGAAGAGGTAGTTATCGATTACCTGATATCCGGATATGTGGGCAGATTTGAATTCGGTGAGAGTTTTTTGTAATTCGAGTGTTGCATTATCTAATATATCCTGAACCCTGAGGTATTCTTTGAGTTCAGGACTCAGTTCATTGAGTATTGCGTATATGGCAAGACGCGGGAGTCTTGTCTGCTGCATGATGTAGTTGATTATCTGGAAGTCGGTTTTTTTGTACCAGACCAAGGGTGTTTTGTCGGTTGTGTACTCCTCTTTTTGTTCATTGACGTAGGTTTTTCCGTCTGCTTTCATACGGACTTCGCCGGTAGTGGTGGTGATCGACTGGGCGGTTGCCCATTTTGTTGTTAAGAGACGATTGAGTCTTCTTCCCGCTTCCTGAATGAAGTCTGCAGAGTCAATGTTGATCTGATAGAATGTGCGTTTTTCCAGGCGGAGTGTGAGTTCATTTAGAAGGTTTTTGAAGGATTCTTCACCTATGTAGGAATGAGGGGAGTTTTCTTCGGATTTTTCATCGCCATTCTCGATATATATCCTCTTTGTGCCCTTTTCGGTCATGACTTGGATGAAAGCATTTTTGATGGCGACTTCATGCTCGCTTAACGTGGCGTCAGTGAACGATATGTTGTGTATGTCGATTTTTGGGTTGAGTTTACCCTGCGAGTTGATGACGGCTTTTATCCGAAGCTCTTTTTCCAAGGTCTTGGCAAGGTCTTTGGTGATTTTTTTCTGTGGTAGTCCGGCTTGTTTCAGGGTCTCGATAAATTCGTAGACTGTAGCTATGTCTTTGTTGAAGTTTTGTTCTGCGTCGAAATCTGCCTGGAGATGGGCTGCAAATTCGTCGTAATAGGAGTTTGCAACGACCGTCAGCATGTTTACATCTTCATCATAGCAGCGTTCCCCGTGTATGTCTACAGGAAGACGGAGTCCTCTGCCGATCTCCTGTTTTTTTGCCATTTCATTTGAAGATTCCTTGAGGGTGCAGAGGGTGAAGACGTTTGGGTTGTCCCACCCCTCTCTTAGCGCGGAGTGGGAGAAGATGAAGGCCAGGGGTGTTTGAAATGATATGAGTTCCTCTTTTTTCTTGAGGATCAGTTCAATACCCCGTTCGATGTCTTCCTTGGATTTTTTATTGTAGTCGTCTTCTTCGAGCATGCTGAGTCTGTTCTTTTTGGAGCTTTCAGGCTCGACGACTTTGTTGTTTTTATCTATGGCGAAGTAGCCTTCTCTGATGTTGAGGACGTTTTTGTATTCCGGGAATAGAGCTTCGTATTTTTTGAAGTAGTCCTGGTATTTTTTTTCGTGGATGATGGTGTTGTATTCTTCGTCAAAGATCCGAAGGAAGATTCCGCGGCCGTCAGCTTGCGTATCGTCACGGATGCGTTTAACTTCGTCAATAAAGAAGAGGGAGATAGCTTTGATGTGTTTTTTGTTCTCGAGGAGGTTAAACTGGGTGTCGAGATGATTTTTTATTGCAGTTCTGATCTGGACCCTGACAACAGTTGAATCGGCTTCTCGGAGTTTTTCATTATATGTACAATCTCCGGGCATAAGTGTGAGGCTGTCATCACCCTGATTGATGGTGATTCCCCAGTTGGATGATCCGGTGGTTTCATTGAAGAGGGTGAGCTGACCAAGTTTCCCGCGTGAGATGGTGAGTCCATCGAGTTTGTGGGGGTTTCCGGCAATGAACATGTTTTGATACTGTTCGAGGCC from Methanocorpusculum labreanum Z includes:
- a CDS encoding MBL fold metallo-hydrolase is translated as MMLDTDFLERIAPYIEPLTAEERAEYIAEGEVSVQIREGEGITPKDYLQLVENIGLYLGKTSGEGFESNYQTIQLSNGKTLLVIQLPGGGNLNVFLTPEGKMILDTGYGCYYKDCERMIKALNAGDFSDVKFVVCTHGDADHCGASGYFPVTPVMHPVTKALLESGTRGYASPNGREILEKFYTTTINTYSRMNVPETVEYCKTEPVGTRGLFPVIDSFSFADMQFEVWASLGGHIAGQIFLYEPNEGLLFTSDALLNFATLSKARADYSSIADSMIGSVNVNSETARIERRELLRIAKEFDELQKAAGKRLLICCGHGAVSILDEKGMLSPYSEPLYYAADSC
- a CDS encoding HAD family hydrolase, with the translated sequence MQTLLSAPFKAVLFDMDNTLFDFVEAMKKGCDAAAASVGEGTGEELLSYYLRWKYHFEDHTNLQDFMMAHNRFSVEKYFEAVGAFDEAKMNCLTAYPGIEGVLTGLRDAGYRLGVVTDAFSYAAELRLEHLGLKSYFDVIVGYDTTGYKKPHFAPFECALDLLGLAPHEAAYVGDSIRRDIEPVKSLGMTAVYAKYGDRNFFDHPSLACPQKVLVADTPLDILRLLRP
- a CDS encoding YkgJ family cysteine cluster protein produces the protein MGGNFECTQCGLCCLGIGEVVRMDKQISKYGFVVKNEVVREMRQALITPEYRELFDNDHSVQEENRAACFFVRRKPDGKYVCTIHPYRLFICKDYHCCAARIWKGGEEKGRVKGRVSLVTKDEDLHGIWLEHVQKHPDPSREHIESVMGEHGYSILFYDGE
- a CDS encoding GxxExxY protein, which produces MDHIVENPEIIYPDEVHKIIGCAMTIYNTLGRGFLEAVYHDALEVELELQGIPFEHKKHLNIFYKGVKLPSYYQADVVCYNNIILELKCETELLKEDEAQLINYLKATGIRLGILINFGKRRKLEWRRVVYSDERYLCNANLPRE
- a CDS encoding HNH endonuclease — encoded protein: MTEPRRLPGIRLQDLVIMTKLSSRDWTLDPAKGDIISTRTGKPLRFCTNNVGYQEASVTFHGRRVKIQRHRAVYIAGACRTYQDLPTDFDLQVDHINGDLTDCRFENLRLIPARENNRPKSGYMLRFFSSDEVAVLRERYAKGVSPPVMAAEFGVSRSTIWRLVTRRTYKEVP
- a CDS encoding restriction endonuclease yields the protein MTGKITFKFVDLPYQIDAVNSVVDLFSGQNKTTGESLYKTPGRAELIETRLGRNPRLEIGDTRLLNNLKSIQTQNDHLLPDDELFNYNFSVDMETGTGKTYVYLRTILELHKQYGFTKFIIVVPRIAILQGVKKSIEQLTETFKALYDGIDINARSFIYTSSKIDELRSKFIEGTDLSIVIMNKDAFNKSGINIIQKDREGGTKLWDLIKAVKPIIIIDEPQLIEGTTSKKSSSLRELENLAPLFTLRYSATHKNPYNCVYRLTSYDAYNQNLVKKIRVKTVYGEVPTDFPYIRYVTFTTNLKARIEIFSRDEKRGISKKQYDVSDGDSLHELSGGLEQYQNMFIAGNPHKLDGLTISRGKLGQLTLFNETTGSSNWGITINQGDDSLTLMPGDCTYNEKLREADSTVVRVQIRTAIKNHLDTQFNLLENKKHIKAISLFFIDEVKRIRDDTQADGRGIFLRIFDEEYNTIIHEKKYQDYFKKYEALFPEYKNVLNIREGYFAIDKNNKVVEPESSKKNRLSMLEEDDYNKKSKEDIERGIELILKKKEELISFQTPLAFIFSHSALREGWDNPNVFTLCTLKESSNEMAKKQEIGRGLRLPVDIHGERCYDEDVNMLTVVANSYYDEFAAHLQADFDAEQNFNKDIATVYEFIETLKQAGLPQKKITKDLAKTLEKELRIKAVINSQGKLNPKIDIHNISFTDATLSEHEVAIKNAFIQVMTEKGTKRIYIENGDEKSEENSPHSYIGEESFKNLLNELTLRLEKRTFYQINIDSADFIQEAGRRLNRLLTTKWATAQSITTTTGEVRMKADGKTYVNEQKEEYTTDKTPLVWYKKTDFQIINYIMQQTRLPRLAIYAILNELSPELKEYLRVQDILDNATLELQKTLTEFKSAHISGYQVIDNYLFDKKEIFVPDKIDSETLKKLDDDDAFTFDAYKSKPEKRHALYKYYKTDSKGEKEFAQQLDEDERVLLFTKLHKGGFVIDTPEGNYSPDWAVIYKHSDELTRLYFIVETKIDKERKDLSEVERVKISCGEMHFDAVSKAIGKDVEYLYAKNYRHFTEQIERFEEINIRSP